The following proteins are co-located in the Flectobacillus major DSM 103 genome:
- a CDS encoding NAD(P)/FAD-dependent oxidoreductase — MIEKKTDYLIVGQGLAGSVLAYALMQAKQSVYVLDAHLLPSSSKVAAGIYNPVTGRKLVKTWKADTLFPFLETYYAALEKELGASFFHPTPMYRPFPNQAIKDFLTQPEAQNTFGDFGTVSLPSQMHQGIVKNELGGITTKHSGWVNLPVLLEAFQAFFTQKEVLLQHSFNIAGLDINHQQYRIDENQSINFQKIIFCEGFYGKDNPFFAWLPFSPVKGEVLTIQFNETIGLKEIINQGAFVVPLTSHTCRLGATYSWHQLDWTPTEKGREELLDKYDKLMIPRVSVLNHLAGVRPATQDRRPFLGVHPSVGSVGIFNGLGSKGVSLAPYLAQHFVDFLVNEKELDNEVNINRFASLYLGREK; from the coding sequence ATGATTGAGAAAAAAACGGATTATCTTATTGTTGGACAAGGCTTGGCTGGTTCTGTACTGGCGTATGCCTTGATGCAAGCCAAGCAAAGCGTATATGTACTAGATGCCCATTTGTTGCCATCGTCATCGAAGGTGGCTGCAGGTATTTATAATCCCGTAACAGGGCGTAAATTAGTAAAAACATGGAAGGCCGATACGCTTTTCCCTTTTCTCGAAACCTATTACGCTGCTCTCGAAAAAGAATTAGGTGCGTCGTTTTTTCATCCAACCCCCATGTATCGCCCCTTTCCTAATCAGGCTATCAAAGATTTCTTGACTCAGCCCGAAGCCCAAAATACTTTTGGCGATTTTGGTACGGTGAGCTTGCCCAGCCAAATGCACCAAGGTATTGTAAAAAACGAATTAGGAGGTATTACAACAAAACATTCTGGATGGGTTAATTTACCTGTTTTGCTAGAAGCTTTCCAAGCTTTTTTTACTCAAAAAGAAGTTTTACTTCAACATTCTTTCAACATTGCTGGTTTAGATATAAATCATCAGCAATATAGGATTGATGAAAACCAATCTATCAACTTTCAAAAAATTATTTTTTGTGAAGGTTTTTACGGAAAAGATAATCCTTTCTTTGCTTGGTTGCCATTTAGCCCTGTAAAAGGAGAGGTTTTAACCATTCAATTTAACGAAACCATAGGGCTAAAAGAAATTATCAATCAAGGTGCTTTTGTGGTGCCTCTAACCAGCCATACTTGTCGGCTAGGGGCTACCTACAGCTGGCATCAGCTAGACTGGACCCCAACAGAAAAAGGGCGAGAAGAATTGCTAGACAAATATGATAAACTGATGATTCCGAGGGTATCGGTGCTGAATCATTTGGCTGGGGTACGTCCTGCTACACAAGACCGCCGCCCCTTTCTAGGCGTTCATCCATCAGTGGGTAGTGTCGGTATTTTTAATGGCTTAGGCTCAAAAGGCGTTTCTTTAGCACCCTATTTAGCCCAACATTTTGTAGATTTCCTTGTGAATGAAAAAGAACTTGACAACGAAGTCAATATAAATCGTTTCGCTTCGTTATATTTAGGCCGTGAGAAATAA
- the ade gene encoding adenine deaminase — protein MQVLANIINILEKKINFGQITIDAGIITDITILSETPQNNTPYILSGFVDAHVHIESSMLTPVQFARLAVVHGTVATVSDPHEIGNVLGVQGVEYMIENARKTPFKFCFGAPSCVPATTFETAGAVITPNDIQYLFEQYPEVGYLAEVMNFPGVLNGDPDMLAKIALAQQFNKPVDGHAPGLRGEQAFRYIQAGCQTDHECFTAEEALDKLHFGMKILIREGSAAKNFDALIGLLPEHYPNMMFCSDDKHPDNLVEGHINQLVKRALALFPDLLFEILQVASVNPIVHYNLPVGLLRKNDPADFIMIDNLEDFNVLSTYLNGEKIAEAGQTFIPNLSSKIVNQFCCNLKEPQEFEVAAPESSKNLIKVIEVLDGQLITLKSEHEAKVENGRIISDLEHDILKIVVVNRYKNAQPAIGFIKNFGLKNGAIASSVAHDSHNIVAVGIDEKAICDAVNLIIEVQGGVSAVSSDGVSRVLPLPIAGLMSGENGYDIANNYSEIDKFAKELGTKLKSPFMSLSFMALLVIPNLKLSDLGLFDGEKFEITDLIV, from the coding sequence ATGCAGGTTTTAGCAAACATCATCAACATTCTCGAAAAAAAAATCAATTTTGGTCAAATTACCATTGATGCAGGAATTATTACCGATATAACCATTTTGTCAGAAACACCTCAGAACAATACCCCTTATATTTTGTCGGGTTTTGTAGATGCTCACGTACATATTGAAAGCTCGATGCTTACGCCTGTACAATTTGCCAGATTGGCGGTTGTACACGGAACTGTAGCAACGGTGTCGGACCCTCATGAAATTGGTAATGTTTTGGGTGTACAAGGGGTAGAATACATGATCGAAAATGCTCGAAAAACACCATTTAAGTTTTGTTTTGGGGCCCCTTCGTGTGTACCTGCTACTACTTTTGAAACAGCAGGGGCGGTTATTACTCCCAACGATATACAATATCTTTTTGAACAATACCCCGAAGTAGGCTATCTGGCCGAAGTGATGAATTTTCCAGGGGTATTGAACGGCGACCCCGATATGTTGGCCAAAATTGCCTTAGCACAGCAGTTTAATAAACCTGTAGATGGCCATGCACCTGGCCTACGAGGCGAACAGGCTTTCCGCTATATTCAGGCGGGTTGCCAAACCGACCACGAGTGTTTTACGGCCGAAGAGGCTTTGGATAAGCTACATTTTGGTATGAAAATTTTGATTCGAGAAGGCTCGGCTGCCAAAAATTTCGATGCTCTGATTGGCCTTTTGCCTGAACATTATCCAAATATGATGTTTTGTTCAGACGACAAACACCCCGATAATTTGGTAGAAGGACACATCAATCAGCTGGTAAAAAGAGCTTTGGCACTGTTTCCTGATTTGCTATTTGAAATCTTACAAGTAGCCAGTGTAAACCCTATTGTACATTACAATTTGCCCGTAGGTTTACTCAGAAAAAATGACCCTGCCGATTTTATTATGATTGATAATTTGGAAGACTTTAATGTATTGAGTACTTACCTCAATGGCGAGAAAATAGCCGAGGCTGGACAAACCTTTATTCCGAACCTATCAAGCAAAATTGTTAATCAATTTTGTTGCAATCTCAAAGAGCCACAAGAATTTGAAGTTGCAGCACCAGAATCTTCAAAAAACCTGATTAAAGTCATAGAAGTTTTGGACGGACAGTTAATAACTTTGAAATCAGAACATGAGGCAAAAGTAGAAAATGGACGTATTATATCAGACCTTGAACACGATATTTTGAAAATTGTAGTAGTAAATCGCTATAAAAATGCCCAACCAGCTATTGGTTTTATAAAAAATTTCGGCCTAAAAAATGGAGCAATTGCCTCATCTGTGGCTCATGATTCGCATAATATTGTAGCTGTTGGTATCGACGAAAAGGCAATTTGTGATGCCGTAAACCTAATAATTGAAGTACAAGGAGGGGTATCGGCGGTGTCAAGTGATGGTGTATCGAGGGTACTACCTTTACCAATAGCAGGATTAATGTCTGGAGAAAATGGCTATGATATAGCAAATAATTATTCGGAAATTGATAAATTTGCAAAAGAATTAGGAACAAAACTGAAATCTCCCTTTATGAGTCTTTCGTTTATGGCCCTTTTGGTGATTCCTAATTTAAAGCTTTCCGACCTCGGATTATTCGATGGCGAGAAGTTTGAAATTACAGATTTGATAGTATAA
- the cmk gene encoding (d)CMP kinase, with translation MKKIIIALDGYSSCGKSTTAKRVAAKLGYAFIDTGAMYRAVSLYFHEHHITLTNPKEVEKALSEIHITFHFNEQRGASDVYLNGLNVEEEIRKMYISQMVSEVSAITVVRKAMVAQQQKMAKNRGVVMDGRDIGTKVFPDAEVKVFMTADPVIRAERRQLELLQKGEMVDLNEILENLKKRDIIDSTREEGPLVQAEDAVLMDTSFMTLEEQVAFVVQLHDAKIALL, from the coding sequence ATGAAGAAAATCATTATTGCTCTCGACGGTTATTCTAGTTGTGGAAAAAGCACAACAGCCAAACGTGTTGCCGCTAAATTAGGTTATGCTTTTATAGACACAGGTGCTATGTATAGGGCTGTGAGCCTGTACTTTCATGAACACCATATCACCCTAACGAATCCTAAAGAAGTAGAAAAAGCTTTGTCCGAGATTCATATTACGTTCCATTTCAACGAGCAGCGGGGGGCAAGCGATGTTTACCTCAATGGCCTGAATGTAGAGGAGGAAATCCGTAAAATGTATATTTCGCAAATGGTGAGCGAGGTGAGTGCTATTACCGTTGTAAGAAAAGCAATGGTAGCCCAACAACAAAAAATGGCCAAAAACCGTGGTGTGGTAATGGACGGACGCGATATTGGAACAAAGGTGTTTCCTGATGCCGAAGTAAAAGTATTCATGACTGCCGACCCCGTAATCAGAGCCGAACGTCGCCAATTGGAGCTTTTGCAAAAAGGTGAAATGGTAGATTTGAACGAAATTCTCGAAAACCTCAAAAAAAGAGATATTATCGATTCTACCCGTGAGGAAGGCCCATTGGTACAGGCCGAAGACGCTGTATTGATGGATACCTCTTTTATGACCCTAGAAGAGCAAGTGGCTTTTGTAGTACAGTTGCACGATGCCAAAATAGCTTTACTATAG
- the clpX gene encoding ATP-dependent Clp protease ATP-binding subunit ClpX — protein MKQQQQPHCTLCGRGQKDVPLLLQGMEGHVCSECITQAYQVVQQEVNPTKARGGDKKRGPKFELIKPIEMKKYLDQYVIGQDEAKKHLCVAVYNHYKRLMQPQSDDEVQIEKSNIIMVGETGTGKTYMARTIAKMLQVPFCIADATVITEAGYVGEDVESILTRLLQAADYDVAKAEMGIVFIDEIDKIARKSDNPSITRDVSGEGVQQALLKLLEGAVVNCPPQGGRKHPDQKMIAVNTENILFVCGGAFDGIDRHIAKRLNTQPIGFTKDSTFHDEFDENHVMRYVTSQDLKSFGLIPELLGRLPVVTYLNPLDKETLLSILKTPKNAITKQYQKLFKMEGIDITFDDEALVYIVDQAMQYKLGARGLRSICESIITDAMFELPSQEEIKEFHVTIDYARAKFEKTVMHKMKKAA, from the coding sequence ATGAAACAACAACAACAACCTCATTGTACATTGTGTGGCAGAGGCCAGAAAGATGTGCCGTTATTGCTACAAGGTATGGAGGGTCATGTGTGTAGTGAGTGTATCACTCAGGCATATCAGGTAGTTCAACAGGAGGTTAACCCAACCAAGGCAAGAGGAGGTGATAAAAAAAGAGGTCCCAAATTTGAACTCATTAAGCCAATCGAAATGAAGAAATATCTTGACCAATACGTAATTGGACAAGATGAGGCCAAAAAACACCTTTGTGTAGCTGTTTATAATCACTACAAAAGATTAATGCAGCCCCAAAGTGACGATGAAGTACAGATTGAAAAATCTAATATTATCATGGTAGGCGAAACTGGTACAGGAAAAACGTATATGGCTCGTACAATTGCCAAAATGTTACAAGTACCTTTCTGTATTGCCGATGCTACTGTTATTACTGAAGCGGGGTATGTCGGCGAAGACGTTGAGAGTATTTTGACTCGCCTTTTGCAGGCGGCTGATTATGATGTTGCCAAAGCCGAAATGGGTATTGTGTTTATTGACGAAATAGACAAAATTGCCCGAAAGTCAGACAACCCATCAATTACTCGTGATGTTTCGGGCGAGGGGGTTCAGCAGGCTTTACTCAAGCTGTTGGAAGGTGCTGTAGTGAACTGCCCACCGCAAGGTGGCCGTAAGCACCCCGATCAAAAAATGATTGCTGTCAATACCGAAAATATCTTATTTGTGTGTGGTGGTGCTTTTGACGGTATCGACCGCCATATTGCCAAACGCCTCAATACACAGCCTATTGGTTTTACTAAGGATTCGACTTTCCACGACGAATTCGATGAAAATCATGTAATGCGTTATGTTACGTCACAAGATTTAAAATCGTTTGGTTTAATCCCTGAGTTGTTGGGTCGTTTGCCAGTGGTTACATATTTGAACCCACTTGACAAAGAAACGCTTCTGTCGATTTTAAAAACACCGAAAAATGCCATAACTAAACAATACCAAAAGTTGTTTAAGATGGAGGGAATAGATATAACTTTTGACGACGAAGCATTGGTATATATTGTAGATCAAGCTATGCAATATAAGCTTGGGGCTCGTGGGCTACGTTCTATCTGCGAGTCTATTATTACAGATGCTATGTTTGAGTTACCGTCGCAGGAGGAAATAAAAGAGTTCCATGTAACCATTGATTATGCTCGTGCTAAGTTTGAAAAAACGGTTATGCATAAAATGAAAAAAGCAGCCTAA
- a CDS encoding SusC/RagA family TonB-linked outer membrane protein, whose product MRKLLLLTTLLLLAQFGNTFAQDRQITGKVTSSDDGTPIPGVSISVKGTSKGTTSSADGSYRLSVANGVSLIFSSVGFTPQTVSIGNQTVIDIKLVPSTSTLSEVVVTALGISRDKKSLGYASQEVKGDQVSTAKESNFINSLSGKVSGVEIKRNNNMGASTNIVVRGFKSLTGNNQALFVVDGVPIDNSNTTSSSTAQGGGGYDYGNAASDINPDDIESINVLKGAASTALYGSRAANGVVMITTKKGRKNQGLGVSVGMGYTVGSIDKSTFPKYQNQYGGGYGLYYEDPTGQFLYRDINGDGKDDLVVPTSEDASWGAKFDASKQVYDWRSFDPSSPLYGKSSPWTAAQNTPAKFFNDAQTFNGNISIDGGGENGTFRVSYTRFDQKGIMPNSSIQKNNFSFSGSHDFNKKLTVTTNINFARQDAKGRYSNGYSDNIMSSFRQWYQTNVDILDLKSAFDRTGKNITWNWADPTDLKPIYWDNPYWQRANNYETDWRNRLFGNVALNYKITNDIDVLGRISMDTYTESQEERVAVGSINNDGTAKYSRYDRTFRELNYDLFANIHKDLSEDFNVKGMIGANLRRTQVNSVYASTQGGLVVPGIYALANSASAVSAPTESAYEIYQEGIFASASLGYKNELFLDVTARRDVSSTLPVANNTYFYPSASLSYIFSNKLGESWPALSFGKIRANYAEVGNTAPALSLLNTYVKPTNLNADNRDAFGGQTLFALSSTLNNPNLKPERTKSTEIGLEMKFMKNRIGFDATVYRTLSVDQIMPVAISKATGYDRKYVNAGTIENKGIELSAFAIPVQITNLSWRIGVNYTMNRNKVVELYDGVDNLQLGSFGGGVTLNATIGQPYGVLKGTNFVYLNGQKVVASTGYYAQSDATSVIGNVTPDWKMGITNTLNYKNLSFSFLIDIQKGGSVFSLDQYYGLATGLYAETVPLNDNGKPVRSSIADGGGYIYPGVLADGSANTKRVSGENYGIFGYRRNPAGAFVYDASYVKLREVTVSYKLPSSLFGGDKFIKGASFSLVGRNLWIIHKNLPYADPEDGLTSGNLSGWQSGVYPAVREVGASLKFSF is encoded by the coding sequence ATGAGAAAACTCCTACTGCTTACCACTTTGCTTTTATTGGCTCAGTTTGGTAACACATTTGCTCAAGACAGGCAAATTACAGGGAAAGTTACATCGTCTGACGATGGCACTCCTATCCCAGGTGTAAGTATTTCGGTAAAAGGAACTTCAAAAGGAACAACTTCTTCGGCCGATGGTTCTTACCGCTTATCGGTTGCTAATGGCGTATCATTAATATTTTCTTCGGTTGGTTTCACTCCTCAAACAGTAAGTATTGGTAACCAAACAGTAATTGATATTAAACTTGTACCTAGTACATCTACTCTTTCGGAGGTAGTAGTAACAGCTTTGGGTATTTCTCGTGATAAAAAATCATTGGGTTATGCCTCACAAGAAGTAAAAGGAGACCAAGTGAGTACTGCCAAAGAAAGTAACTTTATCAACTCATTGTCGGGTAAAGTATCGGGGGTTGAAATCAAACGTAATAACAACATGGGTGCTTCAACAAACATTGTTGTACGTGGTTTCAAATCTTTGACTGGTAACAACCAAGCTTTGTTTGTAGTGGATGGTGTACCTATCGACAACTCAAACACGACAAGCTCGTCGACAGCCCAAGGTGGTGGTGGTTATGACTACGGTAATGCTGCTTCAGATATTAACCCAGACGACATTGAGTCTATCAACGTATTGAAAGGTGCTGCTTCAACTGCACTTTACGGTTCAAGAGCTGCCAATGGTGTAGTTATGATTACTACTAAAAAAGGTAGAAAAAATCAAGGATTAGGTGTTTCGGTGGGTATGGGTTACACGGTAGGTTCTATCGACAAAAGTACTTTCCCTAAATACCAAAACCAATATGGTGGTGGTTATGGTTTGTATTATGAAGACCCTACAGGACAATTTTTGTATCGTGACATCAACGGCGACGGTAAAGATGACTTGGTAGTTCCTACGTCTGAGGATGCGTCTTGGGGTGCTAAATTCGATGCTTCAAAACAAGTTTATGACTGGCGTTCTTTTGACCCATCTTCTCCTTTATATGGCAAGTCTAGCCCTTGGACTGCCGCTCAAAATACCCCTGCTAAGTTCTTCAATGATGCTCAAACCTTCAATGGTAACATCTCTATCGACGGCGGTGGCGAAAACGGTACTTTCCGTGTTTCTTACACACGTTTCGATCAAAAAGGTATTATGCCAAACAGTAGTATCCAGAAAAACAATTTCTCGTTCTCTGGTTCACATGATTTCAACAAAAAATTGACGGTTACTACTAATATCAACTTTGCTCGTCAAGATGCTAAAGGTCGTTATAGCAATGGTTATTCAGACAACATTATGTCTAGCTTCCGTCAATGGTATCAAACAAACGTTGACATCTTGGATTTGAAATCGGCATTTGACAGAACTGGCAAAAACATTACTTGGAACTGGGCTGACCCTACAGATTTGAAACCAATTTATTGGGATAACCCTTACTGGCAACGTGCCAACAACTACGAAACTGACTGGAGAAACCGTTTGTTTGGTAATGTGGCATTGAACTACAAAATCACTAATGATATTGATGTATTGGGTCGTATTTCGATGGATACCTATACAGAATCTCAAGAAGAACGTGTTGCTGTAGGTTCTATCAACAACGACGGTACTGCAAAATACTCTCGTTATGACCGTACTTTCAGAGAATTGAACTATGACCTTTTTGCTAATATCCACAAAGACCTTTCTGAAGATTTCAACGTAAAAGGTATGATTGGTGCCAACCTTCGTAGAACTCAAGTAAACAGTGTTTATGCAAGTACACAAGGTGGTTTGGTAGTTCCTGGTATTTATGCTTTGGCCAACTCTGCTTCAGCAGTAAGTGCTCCAACTGAAAGTGCTTATGAAATTTACCAAGAAGGTATTTTTGCTAGTGCTTCATTGGGTTATAAAAACGAATTGTTCTTGGACGTTACCGCTCGTAGAGATGTTTCTTCAACACTTCCTGTTGCTAACAACACATACTTCTATCCATCTGCTTCTTTGAGCTATATTTTCTCCAATAAATTAGGAGAAAGCTGGCCTGCATTGAGCTTCGGTAAAATCAGAGCTAACTACGCTGAGGTAGGTAATACGGCTCCTGCTTTGAGTTTGTTGAATACTTATGTAAAACCAACCAACTTGAATGCTGATAACAGAGATGCTTTTGGTGGACAAACTTTGTTTGCTCTTAGCTCAACGTTGAATAACCCGAACTTGAAACCTGAACGTACAAAAAGTACTGAAATTGGTTTAGAAATGAAGTTCATGAAAAACAGAATCGGATTCGATGCAACAGTATACCGCACTCTTTCTGTAGACCAAATCATGCCAGTAGCGATTTCGAAAGCAACAGGTTATGACCGAAAATATGTAAATGCTGGTACTATCGAAAACAAAGGTATCGAACTTTCGGCTTTTGCTATTCCTGTTCAAATCACCAACTTGTCTTGGAGAATCGGTGTAAACTACACAATGAACCGCAACAAGGTAGTTGAATTGTACGATGGTGTTGATAACCTACAATTAGGTTCATTTGGTGGTGGTGTAACCTTGAATGCTACAATTGGCCAGCCTTACGGTGTATTGAAAGGAACAAACTTTGTTTACCTTAATGGACAAAAAGTAGTTGCTTCAACAGGTTATTATGCTCAAAGCGATGCAACAAGTGTTATCGGAAATGTAACACCAGATTGGAAAATGGGTATTACCAATACTTTGAACTACAAAAACTTATCATTTAGTTTCTTGATTGATATTCAAAAAGGCGGTAGTGTATTCTCGTTAGACCAATATTATGGTTTGGCTACAGGTTTGTATGCTGAAACAGTACCTTTGAATGACAATGGTAAGCCTGTAAGAAGCTCTATTGCTGATGGTGGTGGTTATATTTACCCAGGCGTTTTGGCCGATGGTTCAGCTAATACAAAGCGTGTTAGTGGCGAAAACTACGGTATCTTTGGTTATAGAAGAAACCCTGCTGGAGCATTTGTTTATGATGCTAGCTACGTAAAATTAAGAGAAGTAACCGTTTCGTATAAATTACCTTCTTCATTGTTTGGTGGAGATAAATTTATCAAAGGAGCTTCATTCTCTTTGGTAGGACGTAACCTTTGGATTATCCACAAAAACTTGCCTTATGCTGACCCAGAAGATGGCTTAACCTCTGGTAACCTTTCTGGATGGCAGTCGGGTGTTTATCCTGCAGTAAGAGAAGTTGGTGCAAGTCTTAAATTCTCGTTCTAA
- a CDS encoding alpha/beta fold hydrolase: MIQKKAVVLLHGFGEDASVWSGFVPFLQKSFLIFTPDYARLSDLTTMDDYAEFVHTLLVTEGVERCTVIGHSMGGYIALAFAEKYPEMITGLGLFHSTAYQDSDERKALRTKNVEFLGKFGTEFFIKNFTPNLYAEEFVNSNPEVIKKHIAYSSNLPIDALIVAMEAMRVRPDRQHIIKDATYPVMYIVGKKDKSISPEDALAQIALRKNVASLILDNVGHMGMVEEPEECIRFVKKFLLV, encoded by the coding sequence ATGATACAGAAAAAAGCAGTTGTTTTATTACATGGGTTTGGTGAAGACGCATCTGTTTGGTCTGGATTTGTTCCTTTCCTACAAAAGAGTTTCTTGATTTTTACACCAGACTATGCAAGGCTCAGCGATCTTACAACGATGGACGATTACGCCGAGTTTGTTCATACCTTGTTGGTAACCGAAGGGGTAGAGCGTTGTACCGTTATTGGGCATTCAATGGGCGGATATATCGCTTTGGCTTTTGCCGAGAAATATCCTGAAATGATAACTGGGTTAGGATTGTTTCATTCTACGGCCTATCAGGACTCTGACGAAAGAAAAGCATTAAGAACTAAAAATGTAGAATTTTTAGGGAAGTTTGGTACAGAGTTTTTTATCAAAAACTTTACCCCTAATCTTTATGCCGAAGAATTTGTCAATAGTAATCCAGAAGTTATCAAGAAACATATTGCCTATTCGTCAAATTTACCCATAGATGCACTTATAGTAGCTATGGAGGCAATGCGTGTTCGTCCCGATAGGCAACATATTATCAAAGATGCTACTTATCCAGTGATGTATATTGTGGGTAAAAAAGACAAAAGTATTTCGCCCGAAGATGCTTTGGCACAGATAGCTCTCAGGAAAAATGTGGCATCGCTAATCCTAGATAACGTTGGCCACATGGGTATGGTAGAAGAACCAGAAGAATGTATTCGATTTGTCAAGAAATTTTTGTTGGTATAG
- a CDS encoding SusD/RagB family nutrient-binding outer membrane lipoprotein, which yields MKRIISFLTIALLATSCESNLEELNTDTKHPSSGSVPSATVFAAAQTNLFEQMVNTSVNRNVFRLFAQQWTETTYTDESNYDITTRKIPDAVWLRFYFNILNNLKEAKILVTAETPIGADETVAKANKLLVIELLNIYSYQVLVDTFGDIPYTEALNPSNVNPKYDDAKTIYLDLAKRLDVAINAINTSSGSFGSADLVYGGDMTKWKKFANGLKLKIGLNLVDVDATTAKTLIEAAAKGVFTSNSDNFRLGYYGSVPNTNPVWLDLVQSGRHDYVPANTVVDIMNKLNDPRRATFFTLLGGKYVGAPYAAGGNYTNFSQIGDIFFTPTNEGVIMDYPEIAFGLAEAAARGFSVGGTAEDFYKKGVTASITYWGGSEADASAYLATPDVAYATASGTFKQKIALQKYIALYNRGFEAWTEWRRLDYPIFNLPANKTYADIPVRFTYPVGEQTLNQTNWSAASKAIGADKVTTKLFWDKF from the coding sequence ATGAAAAGAATCATATCATTTTTAACAATAGCACTTCTGGCAACGTCTTGTGAGAGCAATCTTGAAGAGTTGAATACAGATACCAAGCACCCTAGCTCGGGCTCGGTGCCATCGGCTACGGTTTTTGCAGCCGCTCAAACTAACCTTTTTGAACAAATGGTAAATACTAGCGTAAACCGCAACGTATTCCGTTTGTTTGCCCAACAATGGACTGAAACTACCTACACTGACGAAAGTAACTACGATATTACTACTCGTAAAATCCCTGATGCAGTTTGGTTGCGTTTTTACTTCAATATTTTGAATAACCTTAAAGAAGCTAAAATTTTGGTTACAGCCGAAACTCCTATCGGAGCTGATGAAACTGTAGCAAAAGCCAACAAACTTTTGGTTATTGAGTTATTGAATATCTATTCTTACCAAGTTTTGGTTGATACATTTGGCGATATCCCTTATACTGAGGCATTGAACCCTAGCAATGTAAACCCTAAATATGACGATGCTAAAACAATTTATTTAGATTTAGCAAAAAGATTGGACGTGGCTATCAATGCAATCAATACTTCGAGTGGTTCATTTGGCTCGGCTGATTTAGTATATGGCGGAGACATGACCAAATGGAAAAAGTTTGCGAATGGTTTAAAATTGAAAATTGGCTTGAACTTAGTTGACGTTGATGCTACTACTGCTAAAACATTGATTGAGGCTGCTGCTAAAGGGGTTTTCACTTCTAATAGTGATAACTTCAGACTTGGCTATTATGGTTCTGTACCAAATACCAACCCTGTATGGTTAGATTTAGTACAAAGTGGTCGTCACGACTATGTTCCTGCTAATACAGTTGTTGACATCATGAATAAGCTAAATGACCCTCGTAGAGCTACATTCTTTACGCTATTGGGTGGCAAATATGTAGGTGCTCCGTATGCGGCTGGTGGTAACTACACCAACTTCTCTCAAATTGGTGACATCTTCTTTACTCCTACCAACGAAGGGGTTATTATGGATTATCCTGAAATAGCTTTTGGCTTGGCCGAAGCGGCAGCTCGTGGCTTTAGTGTTGGTGGTACTGCCGAAGATTTCTACAAAAAAGGGGTTACTGCTTCTATTACTTATTGGGGTGGCTCAGAAGCTGATGCTTCTGCTTACTTGGCAACACCAGACGTAGCTTACGCTACTGCATCTGGTACATTCAAGCAAAAAATTGCCTTGCAAAAGTATATTGCTTTGTATAACCGTGGCTTTGAAGCTTGGACTGAATGGAGACGTTTAGATTATCCTATCTTTAACCTTCCTGCCAACAAAACATACGCTGATATCCCTGTTAGATTTACTTACCCTGTAGGTGAACAAACACTTAATCAGACAAACTGGTCGGCGGCATCAAAAGCAATCGGTGCTGACAAGGTTACTACTAAATTGTTCTGGGATAAATTCTAA